In Carya illinoinensis cultivar Pawnee chromosome 7, C.illinoinensisPawnee_v1, whole genome shotgun sequence, the following are encoded in one genomic region:
- the LOC122317122 gene encoding probable galacturonosyltransferase-like 4, protein MAFRNPSLSSLLIGLLSLLLPLQYSSTTAAVGIRLGVIRKPSPDVPLFREAPAFRNGDACASDKIHISMTLDSNYLRGTMAAVLSILQHSTCPENLEFHFLWARFEPDVFSSIKSTFPYLNFNAYHFDSNRVRGKISKSIRQALDQPLNYARIYLGDIIPAEVKRLIYLDSDLVVVDDVAKLWDVELENKVLAAPEYCHANFTNYFTDVFWSDPTMAETFKGRRPCYFNTGVMVVDVEKWREGSYTSKMEEWMVVQKQKRIYHLGSLPPFLIVLAGDIKGVDHRWNQHGLGGDNLEGKCRSLHPGPVSLLHWSGKGKPWLRLDSRKPCIVDHLWAPYDLYHSSTHSLEEY, encoded by the coding sequence ATGGCCTTTAGGAATCCTTCTCTCTCTTCACTACTAATAGGCCTCCTGTCCCTCCTTCTCCCTCTCCAATACTCTAGCACCACTGCCGCCGTTGGTATCCGTCTCGGTGTTATCCGAAAGCCCTCCCCCGATGTCCCTCTCTTCCGGGAAGCCCCCGCCTTCCGGAATGGAGACGCCTGTGCCTCTGATAAAATCCACATTTCCATGACATtagattctaactacctcaggGGCACCATGGCCGCCGTGCTTTCCATTTTGCAGCACTCAACGTGCCCGGAAAACCTCGAATTCCACTTCCTATGGGCACGCTTCGAGCCCGATGTCTTCTCCAGCATCAAGTCCACCTTCCCTTACCTCAACTTCAATGCATACCACTTCGACTCCAATCGGGTACGTGGAAAAATATCCAAATCAATACGGCAAGCACTAGACCAACCCTTGAACTACGCACGCATATATCTTGGCGACATTATCCCTGCTGAGGTGAAACGCCTTATTTACCTAGACTCCGATCTCGTAGTTGTGGATGACGTCGCAAAGCTCTGGGATGTGGAGTTGGAAAACAAGGTTTTGGCTGCACCAGAATATTGCCATGCAAATTTCACAAATTACTTCACGGACGTGTTTTGGTCTGACCCAACAATGGCTGAGACTTTTAAGGGTCGAAGACCTTGTTATTTCAACACGGGAGTGATGGTGGTGGACGTGGAAAAATGGAGGGAAGGAAGTTATACTTCGAAGATGGAGGAATGGATGGTAGTGCAAAAACAGAAGAGGATTTACCACCTGGGATCTTTGCCGCCATTTTTGATAGTTTTGGCTGGGGATATTAAGGGTGTGGATCATAGGTGGAACCAACACGGGCTTGGCGGAGACAATCTTGAAGGGAAATGCAGGAGTTTGCATCCGGGGCCTGTTAGTCTGCTTCATTGGAGTGGTAAAGGGAAGCCATGGCTAAGGTTGGACTCAAGGAAGCCATGCATTGTGGATCATCTTTGGGCTCCATATGATCTCTACCATTCATCGACTCACTCTTTGGAAGAATATTGA
- the LOC122316278 gene encoding uncharacterized protein LOC122316278, with protein sequence MGFSLRTYTVQLQSVEDDKVALFKWVPQASRVLTKTHSTLCSGLSFMQNRLILVTQGKKLGNNATSNVGSVEELWQAFFANPVDWWDNRKNKKNPKYPNFKHKDAGKALWVEGRYNLPWVKSQMAILDTPMGSLYDQDTRMDASLMAADKFLPF encoded by the exons ATGGGTTTCAGCCTGAGGACCTATACGGTCCAgttgcag TCCGTAGAAGATGACAAGGTAGCTCTCTTCAAATGGGTTCCTCAGGCTAGCAGAGTCCTGACAAAGACCCATAGCACTCTCTGCTCGGGCCTCTCTTTCATGCAAAATCGCCTCATCCTCGTGACCCAAG GGAAAAAGCTTGGAAATAATGCTACAAGCAATGTTGGTTCTGTTGAAGAATTATGGCAAGCCTTTTTTGCTAATCCAGTGGATTGGTGGGATAATAGGAAGAACAAG aaAAATCCAAAATATCCAAATTTTAAGCACAAAGATGCTGGAAAAGCTCTGTGGGTCGAAGGCAGGTACAATCTACCATGGGTGAAGTCCCAAATGGCAATTCTGGATACACCAATGGGGTCTCTTTATGATCAAGATACCAGGATGGATGCAAGTTTAATGGCTGCTGATAAATTTTTGCCTTTCTAA